The following proteins are co-located in the Lentibacillus sp. JNUCC-1 genome:
- a CDS encoding CDP-glycerol glycerophosphotransferase family protein: MTIIDTVKHFVCRSMILIFNCFPVKHHKIFLFSYYGSQYGCNPKSITEYLLSQYPKDRFDLVWAFNDPTSKTLPSGIRTVKTMTLRYFYELCTAKVIITNFRTTDLFVKRKQQYYIQTWHSSLRLKQIEKDAEASLPQRYITMAQKDSRKCDLLLSGCQRSTEIFKRAFWYTGEIFEHGTPRNDMLVQGDPSKQAFIRDRLNVTGKNVVLYAPTFRKDGNMDVYDLDYDRLAKRLTDKYGGEWTILIKLHPHLMSQSDQIIQGDHVRDVTAYDDIQELLMVADVLISDYSSLIFDFSITKRPCFLYVPDLMDYRQKERALYFDIEALPFPSAQSNQDLMETIMSFDEENYHRQMGAFLAEVGSYEDGRAAEHLAHRLEAICVSEKRSEVYEAL, from the coding sequence ATGACCATTATAGACACTGTGAAACATTTTGTTTGCAGAAGTATGATCTTGATCTTTAATTGCTTCCCGGTCAAACATCATAAAATTTTCTTATTCAGTTATTATGGCAGCCAATACGGCTGCAACCCCAAGTCTATTACAGAGTACTTGTTATCCCAGTATCCCAAAGACAGATTCGATCTTGTCTGGGCGTTTAATGACCCGACATCCAAAACACTGCCCTCGGGCATCCGAACCGTGAAGACAATGACACTCAGATATTTTTATGAACTGTGCACAGCAAAAGTCATCATAACCAATTTCCGTACCACAGACCTCTTTGTGAAACGAAAACAACAATACTATATTCAAACATGGCACAGTTCGCTCCGGTTAAAGCAAATTGAAAAAGATGCAGAAGCATCACTGCCCCAACGTTATATCACAATGGCTCAAAAAGATTCGCGAAAGTGTGATTTGCTTTTATCCGGATGTCAGCGCAGCACCGAAATTTTCAAACGTGCCTTTTGGTATACCGGGGAAATATTTGAACATGGCACTCCACGCAACGATATGCTTGTGCAGGGTGACCCGAGCAAACAAGCGTTTATCAGAGATCGACTGAACGTTACAGGAAAGAACGTGGTGTTATATGCTCCCACATTCAGAAAGGATGGCAATATGGATGTCTATGACTTGGATTACGACCGACTGGCCAAGCGTTTGACTGATAAGTACGGGGGAGAATGGACCATTTTAATCAAGTTGCATCCCCACCTAATGTCACAGTCGGATCAAATAATTCAAGGTGACCATGTTCGAGATGTAACCGCATATGACGATATTCAGGAGTTATTAATGGTAGCGGATGTTTTAATTTCGGATTATTCATCACTGATATTCGATTTCTCCATAACAAAACGCCCGTGCTTTTTGTATGTGCCGGATCTCATGGACTACAGACAAAAAGAACGGGCCCTTTATTTTGACATTGAGGCACTGCCATTTCCGAGTGCCCAGAGTAATCAAGACCTCATGGAAACTATCATGAGCTTCGATGAGGAGAACTACCACCGGCAAATGGGGGCATTTCTGGCAGAAGTTGGGTCGTACGAAGACGGCAGAGCGGCTGAACATTTGGCGCATCGTCTGGAAGCCATTTGTGTTTCCGAGAAAAGGAGTGAGGTATATGAAGCATTATAA
- a CDS encoding glycosyltransferase family 2 protein translates to MRTDGLVSIVVPVYKVEAYLRRCLDSILGQTYRNIEVIVVNDGSPDKSGQIADIYQAAEPRVHVIHKENGGLSDARNHGVKHVSGEYTMFVDSDDWLEKTAVETMIHHSVTYQADVVQSAFYYAYDDRLLVDDRHHAHTDPPLLLKNRALMYELVINERVKNFAWGKLYKTELIHDIPFKKGVLFEDVFWAHQVMHRVRRFLIVHQPLCFYYQRDDSIVAAYTRNILIC, encoded by the coding sequence ATGCGGACAGACGGACTGGTGAGTATCGTCGTGCCGGTTTATAAAGTCGAAGCCTATCTGCGCCGGTGCTTAGACAGCATTCTTGGTCAGACATACCGGAATATCGAAGTGATTGTTGTTAACGATGGCTCCCCGGACAAAAGCGGCCAGATTGCGGATATTTATCAGGCAGCGGAGCCGCGTGTTCACGTCATTCACAAGGAAAACGGCGGGTTATCCGACGCACGCAACCATGGCGTCAAACACGTGTCAGGGGAATATACAATGTTTGTTGATAGTGATGACTGGCTGGAGAAAACGGCGGTTGAAACAATGATCCATCATAGTGTGACCTACCAGGCCGATGTTGTGCAATCGGCTTTTTATTATGCCTATGATGACCGTCTTCTCGTTGACGACAGACATCATGCACACACCGACCCGCCGCTGCTGCTGAAAAATCGGGCTTTAATGTATGAGCTTGTCATCAATGAACGGGTGAAGAATTTTGCCTGGGGGAAGCTGTACAAAACCGAGCTGATTCATGATATTCCATTTAAAAAAGGGGTGTTGTTCGAGGATGTATTCTGGGCCCATCAAGTCATGCACAGAGTCAGGCGTTTCCTGATCGTTCATCAGCCACTCTGCTTCTATTACCAGCGGGATGACAGCATTGTGGCGGCATATACCCGAAACATCTTGATTTGTTAA
- a CDS encoding glycosyltransferase: MTKLLITSFDLEIGGVERSLINMLKHFDYEHHQVDVMLYSHTGDLMSLLPDGVELLAESPAYRTFRMPIKQIFMSGHIRLGLTRLMAKGKVLFTRSAEKGYKQLQYMWRYALPFLPSHDKSYDVAISYLWPHYFVAEKVQADVKIAWIHTDFSTVDTDVAADMAMWQRYDHIIAVSEACRSAFVSKYPSLENRVQVIENITSPTLVRQLANEQPDTPIFTDDRFKLVTVARLSHAKGIDRAIQAFKQLQQSGYHNLAWYVVGYGGDEEQLKTMIRDNRLDDAFILLGKQVNPYPYMKAADLYVQPSRYEGKAVTVGEAQILGKPVLITNYPTASSQIEDGVDGVICEQSVAGIVHGIQRLYDDHTLRKRIAAQANQRDYTNGHELEKLYAMMKRRVTDADRRTGEYRRAGL; the protein is encoded by the coding sequence ATGACCAAGTTATTGATCACATCCTTTGATCTGGAAATCGGCGGAGTGGAGCGCAGCCTGATTAATATGCTGAAGCACTTTGATTATGAGCATCATCAGGTGGATGTCATGCTTTATAGCCATACCGGCGACTTGATGTCCTTGTTGCCTGATGGTGTTGAACTTCTGGCAGAATCGCCAGCTTACAGAACGTTCCGGATGCCGATTAAACAGATTTTCATGTCCGGCCATATCCGTCTTGGTCTGACAAGGTTGATGGCAAAGGGGAAAGTGCTCTTCACCCGTTCTGCCGAGAAAGGCTATAAACAACTGCAATACATGTGGCGATATGCGCTTCCTTTTTTGCCCAGCCACGACAAGTCCTATGATGTCGCGATCAGTTATTTGTGGCCCCATTATTTCGTAGCTGAAAAGGTGCAGGCAGATGTTAAGATCGCTTGGATTCACACAGATTTTTCGACTGTGGATACAGATGTAGCTGCAGATATGGCTATGTGGCAGCGATACGATCATATTATTGCCGTTTCCGAAGCCTGCAGAAGTGCGTTTGTTTCAAAATATCCGTCGCTCGAGAACCGTGTCCAAGTCATTGAAAATATTACATCACCCACACTTGTCAGGCAGCTGGCCAATGAACAGCCAGATACACCCATCTTCACGGACGACCGGTTTAAGCTGGTCACTGTTGCCAGATTGTCCCACGCGAAAGGGATTGATCGAGCGATTCAGGCATTCAAGCAGCTCCAACAAAGTGGTTATCATAACCTTGCCTGGTATGTGGTCGGCTATGGAGGCGATGAAGAGCAGCTCAAAACGATGATTCGTGACAACAGGCTGGATGACGCCTTTATTTTATTGGGCAAACAAGTTAATCCGTATCCCTACATGAAAGCGGCTGATTTATATGTGCAGCCGTCTCGGTATGAAGGGAAAGCTGTGACTGTCGGTGAGGCACAGATTCTTGGCAAGCCCGTATTAATTACGAACTATCCCACCGCTTCCAGTCAAATTGAAGATGGTGTTGACGGTGTCATCTGTGAGCAATCTGTTGCAGGTATCGTACATGGCATTCAAAGGCTGTACGACGACCATACGCTCCGAAAACGGATTGCAGCACAAGCTAACCAACGTGACTACACAAACGGCCATGAACTCGAGAAACTATACGCCATGATGAAAAGGAGGGTAACAGATGCGGACAGACGGACTGGTGAGTATCGTCGTGCCGGTTTATAA
- a CDS encoding glycosyltransferase family 1 protein: MNHQIVSHKPLKVLHVVGAMNRAGTETMLMNLYRHMDPEHVTFDFISYSHETADYDGEIMRLGGRIIRLEKTNSLKSLYQTMKQYGPYDAVHAHTLFHCGLALFAAKLAGIPIRIAHAHTTEDDQESAARKLYHTTMRRMIRLWATDRLACSNGAAQYLFGDQQAHTYFPNVIDYEGFLESPVLNVKRFKREAQLEKRLVVGHVGRFIEAKNHAFMLPVLNQLRKRDPHVNLLLVGDGDLRDAIEEKAEKAGLLDNVRFTGVRGDIATLLHSMDVFVFPSVYEGLGLVLLEAQACGLPCVVSDAIQPEADLGLGLVTRLSLQDSPEVWADHVLEAAIRPKPNPETIKHAFRQQGFAIASGISALKKIYHSNEGETDDQVIDHIL; the protein is encoded by the coding sequence ATGAATCATCAAATTGTAAGTCATAAACCGCTGAAAGTGCTGCATGTTGTCGGGGCCATGAACAGAGCCGGAACCGAGACCATGCTGATGAATCTGTACCGGCACATGGATCCAGAACACGTCACATTTGACTTCATTTCTTATAGCCATGAAACCGCGGATTATGACGGGGAAATTATGCGGTTGGGGGGGCGCATCATCAGGCTTGAAAAAACAAATTCATTAAAAAGCCTCTATCAGACAATGAAACAATACGGGCCATATGATGCTGTTCATGCCCACACCCTGTTTCACTGCGGTTTGGCCCTTTTTGCCGCGAAACTGGCAGGCATCCCTATTCGGATTGCACATGCGCATACAACTGAGGATGATCAAGAATCTGCTGCTCGTAAGCTGTATCACACAACAATGCGGCGTATGATCCGGCTATGGGCGACAGATCGCCTTGCTTGCAGCAATGGCGCGGCACAGTACTTGTTTGGCGACCAGCAGGCACACACGTATTTTCCTAATGTGATTGATTACGAGGGCTTTCTGGAGTCTCCGGTGCTGAATGTGAAACGATTTAAACGTGAAGCCCAATTGGAGAAACGTCTTGTAGTTGGCCATGTTGGCAGGTTTATTGAAGCGAAAAATCATGCGTTTATGCTCCCGGTCTTGAACCAGCTGCGCAAACGGGATCCACACGTTAATTTACTGTTGGTCGGGGATGGTGATCTACGAGACGCCATCGAGGAAAAAGCTGAAAAAGCTGGTCTTCTGGATAACGTGCGATTCACGGGGGTTCGCGGTGATATTGCCACACTGCTGCATAGTATGGATGTCTTTGTTTTTCCGTCTGTTTATGAAGGTTTGGGTCTTGTGTTGCTGGAAGCTCAAGCATGTGGCCTCCCATGTGTGGTTTCAGACGCCATCCAGCCTGAAGCCGATCTTGGTCTTGGGCTTGTAACCAGATTATCATTACAGGATTCCCCAGAAGTTTGGGCTGATCATGTACTGGAAGCAGCTATCCGTCCTAAACCGAATCCTGAGACGATCAAACATGCTTTCAGACAACAAGGATTTGCCATTGCATCAGGTATTTCAGCTTTAAAGAAGATCTATCATTCAAATGAAGGTGAGACAGATGACCAAGTTATTGATCACATCCTTTGA
- a CDS encoding helix-turn-helix domain-containing protein has product MKKNNISLIRKQKGYTLSELAKRAGVSKSYLSTIERNINQNPSFHIIQKIAVALNVDVNTLFGNQRHNQLTLDQEWLRLMEQIKYSGLEEKRMKELKKVIQQAESKPQNDRGEITHESSNCKS; this is encoded by the coding sequence ATGAAGAAAAATAATATTAGTCTTATCCGGAAACAGAAGGGGTATACGCTGTCTGAACTGGCAAAAAGGGCTGGTGTTTCAAAGTCTTATTTAAGTACGATTGAGCGCAACATTAACCAAAACCCTTCTTTTCACATTATCCAAAAAATCGCAGTTGCTTTAAATGTAGATGTAAATACGCTATTTGGAAATCAAAGACACAATCAACTGACTTTAGACCAGGAGTGGTTACGTCTCATGGAACAAATCAAATACAGCGGACTTGAAGAGAAACGGATGAAGGAACTAAAAAAAGTGATCCAACAGGCTGAATCGAAACCTCAAAATGATCGCGGGGAAATCACACATGAATCATCAAATTGTAAGTCATAA
- a CDS encoding acetyltransferase codes for MRLVILGDGGHSRVIQDMIISSGMGVITAILDDRYPTGFKDGGIVFAPISFVHHLLKRNTRVVVAIGDNAIRQKIVQQLDLPPKVFAPIVHHTAVVSSSADIGNGTVVMPYAVINARAQVGAQCIVNTRATIEHDNEIGDYTHVSPSATLAGSVSSGEGVHVGTSAIVIPGKHLGSWSVIGAGSTVIEHIPAFSKAVGSPTRIIERIAK; via the coding sequence ATGCGTCTCGTGATATTAGGCGATGGCGGTCATAGCAGAGTCATTCAGGACATGATCATATCGAGCGGTATGGGGGTTATTACAGCGATACTGGATGATCGGTATCCAACAGGTTTTAAGGATGGGGGAATCGTTTTTGCACCGATTTCTTTTGTCCATCATTTACTGAAACGCAACACAAGGGTCGTGGTGGCGATCGGAGACAATGCCATTAGACAGAAGATCGTTCAACAACTGGATCTTCCGCCAAAAGTCTTTGCCCCCATTGTGCATCATACCGCAGTCGTCAGCAGTTCTGCTGACATCGGAAATGGGACAGTGGTTATGCCTTACGCGGTCATCAATGCCCGTGCACAAGTTGGTGCGCAGTGCATTGTCAACACCCGCGCGACTATTGAACATGATAATGAGATTGGCGACTACACACATGTGTCGCCGAGTGCTACGCTCGCTGGCAGTGTGTCTTCTGGAGAAGGCGTGCATGTTGGGACCTCCGCGATAGTGATCCCTGGGAAGCATTTAGGAAGCTGGTCAGTGATTGGTGCGGGTTCAACTGTCATTGAACATATTCCTGCATTCAGTAAGGCAGTGGGATCGCCGACACGTATTATTGAACGAATAGCCAAATAA
- a CDS encoding sugar transferase: MKRLMDLAIATGLLIITAPLIAVIAIIIKVSMGSPVLFKQQRPGLNGRPFFLYKFRTMTMAAKDGEMLSDAQRLTAVGKVLRKYSLDELPQLFNVIRNDMSLVGPRPLLMEYLPLYTKRQSARHAVKPGITGWAQVNGRNAITWEEKFDLDLWYVHHRNVLLDCKILYLTIAKVLKKEGIHQDNQATMLKFSGTKEVR; the protein is encoded by the coding sequence ATGAAACGTTTGATGGATTTGGCTATTGCCACGGGCTTGCTTATCATTACAGCTCCTTTAATCGCCGTGATTGCCATCATCATCAAAGTCAGCATGGGATCGCCTGTATTGTTTAAGCAGCAGCGGCCAGGGTTGAACGGCCGACCTTTTTTCTTGTATAAATTCCGGACAATGACGATGGCCGCCAAAGATGGTGAGATGCTTTCAGATGCACAAAGACTGACGGCTGTTGGGAAAGTCCTGCGCAAATACAGTTTGGATGAATTGCCCCAGCTGTTCAATGTGATCCGGAACGATATGAGCCTGGTCGGACCGCGCCCGTTGTTAATGGAATACTTGCCGCTGTATACGAAGAGGCAATCTGCGCGCCATGCAGTGAAACCCGGCATCACAGGGTGGGCTCAAGTAAATGGCCGCAATGCCATCACATGGGAGGAAAAGTTTGATCTCGACCTATGGTATGTCCATCACCGAAATGTTCTGTTGGATTGCAAAATTTTATATCTGACCATTGCCAAAGTGCTAAAAAAAGAAGGCATTCATCAAGACAACCAGGCTACAATGCTTAAATTCAGCGGTACAAAAGAGGTTCGATGA
- the galE gene encoding UDP-glucose 4-epimerase GalE, which translates to MAVLVTGGAGYIGSHACVELLLSGRDVVVLDNFSNSSPVALKRIKDLTGKSFRVYNVDLLDKAGLEHVFSENDIEAVLHFAGLKAVGESVSVPLKYYRNNVIGTVYLCEVMQQYGVKRMVFSSSATVYGVAENVPITEDSRLTAINPYGRTKLMIEELLHDIYQADDEWRIAVLRYFNPVGAHSSGKIGEDPKGTPNNLMPYIAQVAAGKRPQLSVFGANYPTKDGTGIRDYIHVVDLALAHLKALEYIQAHAGIEAFNIGTGVGYSVLEMINAFEQASGKTIPYIVSERRNGDVALCYANPDKARSRLKWQAKRDIHAMCEDTWRWQSNNPNGYQSVSDSRQAPIEKESPLVKTAAFLL; encoded by the coding sequence GTGGCTGTGCTTGTGACTGGGGGTGCGGGGTATATTGGGAGTCATGCTTGTGTGGAGTTGTTGTTGAGTGGGCGGGATGTTGTTGTGTTGGATAATTTTTCGAACAGCAGCCCGGTCGCATTGAAACGTATTAAGGATCTAACCGGCAAGTCGTTCAGAGTGTATAACGTTGATTTACTCGATAAGGCTGGGTTGGAACATGTCTTTTCAGAAAATGATATTGAAGCGGTGCTGCATTTCGCCGGTCTGAAAGCGGTTGGTGAATCGGTCTCTGTTCCACTAAAATATTACCGCAACAATGTGATCGGAACCGTTTATTTATGTGAAGTCATGCAGCAGTATGGAGTGAAACGCATGGTCTTCAGCTCTTCCGCAACGGTTTACGGGGTGGCCGAAAACGTGCCAATTACAGAAGATAGTCGGCTGACGGCCATAAACCCATACGGCAGAACAAAACTCATGATTGAAGAGCTTTTGCATGATATCTATCAGGCTGATGACGAATGGCGGATCGCGGTATTGCGTTATTTCAACCCGGTGGGCGCCCATTCAAGCGGGAAAATTGGTGAGGACCCCAAAGGCACACCAAATAATCTAATGCCTTATATTGCTCAGGTGGCAGCAGGCAAACGCCCGCAATTATCGGTATTTGGAGCCAATTATCCGACGAAAGATGGAACGGGAATCAGGGATTATATTCATGTGGTTGATCTGGCGCTTGCACATTTAAAAGCACTTGAATATATTCAGGCTCATGCCGGCATTGAGGCGTTTAATATCGGCACAGGGGTCGGCTACAGTGTGCTGGAGATGATTAATGCTTTTGAGCAGGCTTCGGGAAAAACCATTCCGTATATCGTATCAGAACGGCGGAATGGAGACGTAGCCCTCTGTTACGCGAATCCCGATAAAGCCCGAAGCCGCTTAAAGTGGCAGGCGAAGCGCGACATTCATGCGATGTGTGAAGATACGTGGCGCTGGCAATCCAACAATCCAAATGGTTATCAATCTGTGTCTGATTCACGTCAGGCACCGATCGAAAAAGAAAGCCCGCTGGTTAAAACAGCGGCTTTTTTATTGTAA
- a CDS encoding IS110 family transposase, translating into MNYNQNHKIAQITESTLIVGIDIAKDKHVARAQDYRGIEFGKRLIFENRIHGYQKLLDWVARLQEKNQKTHVMFGVEPTGHFWKSLAYYLNAKGYDFVLVNPMHVKKSKELDDNSPTKNDTKDARVIAQMVKDGRYSVPNLLDGVYAELREGIKLRDQLTKQLMIVEGRIQNAIQRYFPEFDDVFNDWNGKTAICTLREFPFPSDIQDMTPEDVLSTWKTVVKSGVGIKRANQLVQAAQKSIGVQIGLRFARQELQTLLDQYELYNQQLVSLDKEIETLITDLPGAKEMMAIKGIGPTTVATFFAEVGDLSNYSHPQQIVSMAGLSLKEHSSGKFKGQTRIDKRGRKRLRRAIYLAVRPLVAHNSTFKTLHHYYTTRPDRPLKKQQSLIALCGKLIRVLFAIGTKQCEFDGSKLLQGLPELQTSQVA; encoded by the coding sequence ATGAATTATAACCAAAATCACAAAATCGCGCAAATCACAGAATCCACATTGATCGTGGGGATTGACATCGCAAAAGACAAACACGTAGCTCGCGCACAAGATTATCGAGGTATTGAATTTGGCAAACGATTGATCTTTGAAAATCGAATACACGGTTATCAAAAGCTGCTTGATTGGGTAGCTAGGCTTCAAGAGAAAAACCAAAAGACACATGTCATGTTTGGCGTTGAACCGACTGGCCACTTTTGGAAGAGTCTAGCCTACTACCTGAACGCCAAAGGTTATGACTTTGTGTTAGTTAACCCGATGCATGTTAAAAAAAGCAAAGAGCTGGACGACAATTCGCCCACAAAAAATGATACGAAAGACGCACGTGTTATTGCACAGATGGTTAAGGATGGTCGATACTCTGTACCGAACCTTCTTGACGGTGTTTATGCCGAGTTAAGGGAAGGGATTAAATTACGAGATCAACTCACCAAACAGCTGATGATTGTCGAAGGACGCATCCAAAACGCCATACAACGGTATTTTCCGGAGTTTGATGATGTGTTTAATGACTGGAATGGTAAGACAGCTATTTGTACACTGCGTGAATTCCCATTTCCATCTGATATTCAGGATATGACCCCTGAAGACGTGCTTTCAACGTGGAAAACAGTCGTTAAAAGTGGTGTGGGCATCAAACGTGCCAATCAGCTTGTCCAAGCTGCCCAGAAAAGCATTGGTGTTCAGATAGGTTTGCGCTTTGCCAGGCAGGAATTACAGACTCTGCTTGATCAATATGAATTGTACAACCAACAACTTGTGTCATTGGATAAAGAGATCGAAACACTTATAACAGATCTACCTGGAGCTAAAGAAATGATGGCTATTAAAGGCATTGGTCCCACGACAGTGGCCACGTTTTTCGCCGAGGTCGGAGACCTCTCCAACTACAGTCATCCCCAGCAAATTGTAAGTATGGCTGGTCTATCCTTAAAAGAACACAGCTCGGGTAAATTCAAAGGGCAAACACGAATAGACAAGCGTGGACGCAAGCGATTGAGAAGAGCGATCTATTTAGCTGTGCGCCCACTGGTAGCACATAATTCGACGTTCAAGACATTGCATCATTATTACACCACGCGTCCCGATCGTCCTTTGAAAAAGCAACAATCTCTGATCGCTTTGTGCGGTAAGTTGATACGTGTCTTATTCGCCATTGGCACGAAGCAGTGTGAATTTGATGGAAGTAAACTACTACAAGGACTACCTGAATTACAAACAAGTCAGGTGGCATGA
- a CDS encoding EpsG family protein, whose amino-acid sequence MTLLWINLGLVFLLALVSRYFSTPVVAGGYTITVKPNKLLVFGSMAALVAVSGLRANIGDTYFYKHIYESTDFSWAYIFDEKDIGFGILQKGLKTLSDDPQILILTTALLTNVLIVIVLYHYSRKIELSLFVYITGGLFLISMNGMRQMLAAAIAFTAIKFLMEGKFLKYALVVVAASFFHQSALILLPIYFLVRVRAWSKATLVLMVVSVVIAIGFDYFSALLFSALGDSQYGHYRNFDEGGANIIRVAVNAAPLFIAYLGRDKLRRVFPKSDYVVNMVLIGFIFMVIATQNWIFARFALYFNLYQLILIAWIIKVFRERDQAFMYYVILACYLGYYFYENVITLNIQYRSDFFMW is encoded by the coding sequence ATGACGTTACTCTGGATCAATCTGGGTCTTGTATTTCTCCTGGCACTCGTGTCCAGATATTTCTCTACGCCGGTTGTAGCGGGAGGATACACGATCACAGTCAAACCGAATAAATTGCTCGTGTTTGGCTCGATGGCTGCTTTGGTCGCTGTTTCCGGACTGCGTGCCAATATAGGCGACACATATTTTTACAAACATATTTATGAAAGCACTGACTTTTCGTGGGCGTATATTTTTGATGAGAAGGATATCGGCTTTGGGATTTTGCAAAAAGGCTTGAAAACTTTGTCCGATGATCCGCAAATTCTGATCCTGACGACCGCGCTGCTGACAAATGTTCTGATTGTTATTGTCTTATATCATTACTCTCGCAAGATTGAACTGAGTTTATTTGTTTATATTACAGGCGGCTTGTTTCTGATTTCCATGAATGGAATGAGACAAATGCTGGCCGCGGCCATTGCATTTACGGCGATCAAATTTCTAATGGAAGGAAAGTTTCTAAAGTATGCACTGGTCGTTGTGGCGGCGTCGTTCTTTCATCAGAGCGCCTTGATTTTACTGCCGATTTATTTTTTGGTTCGGGTCAGAGCCTGGTCCAAAGCGACATTGGTGCTGATGGTTGTGTCGGTTGTAATTGCGATTGGGTTTGATTATTTTTCAGCGCTGTTGTTTTCGGCGCTTGGGGATAGTCAATATGGTCACTATCGTAATTTTGATGAGGGGGGTGCCAATATCATTCGGGTGGCTGTTAATGCTGCTCCGTTATTTATTGCTTATTTGGGCCGGGATAAGTTGAGAAGGGTGTTTCCGAAAAGTGATTATGTGGTCAATATGGTGTTGATTGGTTTTATTTTTATGGTGATTGCGACACAAAATTGGATATTTGCGAGGTTTGCGCTGTATTTTAATTTGTATCAATTGATTTTAATTGCTTGGATTATAAAAGTGTTCCGCGAGCGGGATCAGGCATTCATGTACTACGTGATCCTAGCGTGTTACTTGGGCTATTACTTCTATGAAAATGTCATCACCCTCAACATCCAATACCGCAGCGACTTTTTTATGTGGTGA
- a CDS encoding glycosyltransferase family 2 protein, with product MKQLTIFTPTYNRAHTLPACYASLKRQRNQDFKWLIIDDGSTDGTQALVEAWQQEQLIHIDYVRQSNQGMHGAHNTAYDRINTELNVCLDSDDFMPPDAVEKILSFWNQHGSDQYSGLVGLNTNTKGDLIGTKWPAHLKASSLFDLYYKHGVTGDKKLVYRTELTRQYPYPLFENERYVGLAYKYYQLDRDYELLLMDETLCCVEYLADGSSRNMLFQYRKNPQGFSFYRKALMKLPFATRAFQFRQAIHYVSSSFMSRNRAFIQETPRKALTIMALPLGTVLFWYIKMKTRVT from the coding sequence ATGAAGCAGCTCACAATATTCACGCCTACGTATAACCGGGCCCACACACTGCCCGCCTGTTATGCCAGTCTTAAAAGGCAGAGAAATCAAGACTTTAAGTGGCTGATCATCGATGACGGCTCAACTGATGGAACACAAGCGCTGGTCGAAGCGTGGCAGCAAGAACAGCTGATTCACATTGATTATGTCCGGCAGTCTAATCAAGGGATGCATGGCGCCCATAACACGGCGTACGACAGAATCAATACCGAGCTGAATGTATGTTTGGATTCAGATGACTTTATGCCGCCAGATGCGGTGGAAAAGATCCTTTCTTTTTGGAATCAACATGGCAGTGATCAGTACAGCGGTCTCGTCGGGCTGAACACCAATACAAAAGGGGATCTGATCGGCACCAAATGGCCGGCTCATTTGAAGGCATCCTCATTGTTTGATTTATATTACAAACATGGGGTAACAGGCGATAAAAAATTGGTTTATCGTACAGAACTGACACGGCAATATCCATATCCGCTTTTTGAAAATGAACGCTATGTCGGGCTTGCCTACAAGTATTATCAGCTGGATCGGGATTATGAACTTCTGCTCATGGATGAGACTTTATGCTGTGTGGAATATCTGGCAGACGGTTCCTCAAGGAATATGCTCTTCCAGTACCGGAAGAACCCACAAGGCTTTTCTTTTTACCGGAAAGCCTTAATGAAGCTGCCATTTGCGACACGTGCATTCCAATTCCGTCAAGCCATCCATTATGTTTCAAGCAGCTTTATGAGTCGCAATCGAGCCTTCATACAAGAAACACCGCGGAAAGCTTTAACGATCATGGCCTTACCGCTTGGAACAGTCTTATTTTGGTATATCAAAATGAAAACAAGGGTCACTTAA